Proteins co-encoded in one Lynx canadensis isolate LIC74 chromosome C1, mLynCan4.pri.v2, whole genome shotgun sequence genomic window:
- the CAPN10 gene encoding calpain-10 isoform X1 produces the protein MRLDFRRSSAIGPLCHVARRLPRRPDGRAPGLAHLPGCQWEPRAPRMRAPARELFRDADFPASDSSLFSSFSTPLAQFREDITWRRPQEICATPRLFADNPQEGQVKQGLLGDCWLLCACAALQKSRRLLDQVIPPGQPSWLDPTYRGSFTCRVWRFGRWVEVTIDDRLPCLAGRLCFSRCQREDVFWLPLLEKVYAKVYGSYEHLWAGQVADALVDLTGGLAERWSLKDLARTGGRQDRPGGSEHRTCRQLLSLKDRCLISCSVLSPRAGARELGEFHAFIVSDLRELRGRTGQAILLLRIQNPWGRRCWQGPWREGGEGWSRVDPADEAALLSQLQEGEFWVEEEEFLQEFDEVTVGFPITEAGHLQSLYSEKELCHTQELPGAWVKGQSAGGCRNNSGFPSNPKFWLRVSEPSEVYVTVLQRPRVRTANWAGRARAPLRDNRASWTPASLLGKDYQAVGLHIWKVEKRRVSLPRVLSTPPVAGTVCHAYDREVHLRCELGPGYYLAVPSTFLKDVPGQFLLRVFSSGRVSLSAIKPATASPASGEALPAGEWETVQLRGSWRIGQTAGGSRNFASYPTNPCFPLSVPEGAGPRCIRITLRQHCRDSECHPIGFHVFQVPVDGGSQGASLLLLQDPLLSCVPHCYAQEVSRLCHLSAGTYRIVPSTYLPDTEGAFTVTIATRIDRRSIHSQERLGQLLQEASFMAVMKT, from the exons ATGCGTTTGGACTTCCGCCGCTCGAGTGCGATTGGGCCGCTGTGTCACGTGGCCCGGCGGTTACCGCGGCGACCGGACGGGCGCGCGCCGGGCCTCGCCCACCTTCCGGGTTGTCAATGGGAGCCCCGAGCGCCCAGGATGCGGGCGCCGGCCAGGGAGCTGTTCCGAGACGCCGACTTCCCCGCCTCGGACTCCTCACTGTTTTCCAGCTTCTCCACGCCGCTGGCCCAGTTCCGGGAGGACATCACGTGGAGGAGGCCCCAG GAGATCTGTGCCACACCCCGGCTGTTTGCAGATAACCCACAGGAAGGACAGGTGAAGCAAGGGCTGCTGGGAGACTGCTGGCTCCTGTGCGCCTGTGCTGCCCTGCAGAAGAGCCGGCGCCTCCTGGACCAG GTCATTCCTCCAGGACAGCCGAGCTGGCTCGACCCAACGTACCGCGGCTCCTTTACCTGTCGAGTTTGGCGGTTTGGACGCTGGGTGGAGGTGACCATAGATGACCGTCTGCCTTGTCTTGCAGGGAGACTCTGCTTCTCCCGGTGCCAGAGAGAGGATGTGTTCTGGCTTCCCTTACTGGAGAAGGTCTATGCCAA GGTCTATGGGTCCTATGAGCACCTGTGGGCCGGGCAGGTGGCGGATGCCCTGGTGGACCTCACTGGTGGCCTGGCGGAAAGGTGGAGCTTGAAGGACTTGGCGAGGACCGGCGGCCGACAGGACAGGCCTGGCGGCTCAGAGCACAGGACTTGTCGGCAGCTACTCAGCCTCAAGGACCGGTGCCTGATAAGCTGCTCGGTGCTCAGTCCCAGAGCAG GTGCCAGGGAGTTGGGGGAGTTTCATGCCTTCATTGTGTCGGATCTGCGAGAGCTCCGGGGGCGGACTGGCCAGGCCATCCTGCTGCTGCGCATTCAGAACCCCTGGGGCCGGCGGTGCTGGCAGGGGCCCTGGAGAGAGGG GGGCGAAGGGTGGAGCCGGGTGGACCCGGCAGATGAGGCTGCACTGCTGTCCCAGCTGCAGGAAGGGGAGTTCTGGGTGGAAGAGGAGGAGTTCCTCCAGGAGTTTGATGAGGTCACCGTGGGCTTCCCGATCACGGAGGCTGGCCACCTACAGAGCCTCTACTCAG AAAAGGAGCTGTGCCACACTCAGGAGCTACCCGGGGCCTGGGTCAAGGGGCAGTCTGCAGGAGGCTGTCGGAACAACAGCGGCTTTCCCAGCAACCCCAAATTCTGGCTGCGGGTCTCGGAACCAAGCGAGGTGTATGTTACCGTTCTGCAGAGACCCAGGGTGCGCACAGCAAACTGGGCAGGCCGGGCTCGGGCACCGTTGAGGGACAACCGTGCCTCATGGACCCCGGCCAGCCTCCTGGGCAAGGACTACCAGGCCGTGGGCCTGCATATCTGGAAG GTGGAGAAGCGGCGGGTCAGCCTGCCCAGGGTCCTGTCCACGCCCCCCGTGGCTGGCACTGTGTGCCACGCCTACGACCGGGAGGTCCACCTCCGCTGTGAACTCGGCCCCGGCTACTACCTGGCTGTCCCCAGCACCTTCCTGAAGGACGTGCCGGGGCAGTTTCTGCTCCGGGTCTTTTCCAGTGGGAGAGTCTCCCTCAG TGCCATCAAGCCGGCGACCGCGAGCCCTGCCTCTGGGGAGGCCCTGCCCGCAGGGGAGTGGGAGACCGTGCAGCTGCGGGGCTCTTGGAGAATCGGCCAGACGGCGGGGGGCAGCAGGAACTTCGCCTCCTACCCTACCAACCCTTGCTTCCCCCTCTCGGTCCCCGAGGGCGCAGGGCCCCGCTGCATCCGAATCACTCTGCGCCAACACTGCCGTGACAGCGAGTGCCACCCCATCGGCTTCCACGTCTTCCAG GTTCCGGTGGATGGCGGGAGCCAGGGCGCGTCCCTCCTGCTACTCCAGGACCCTCTGCTAAGCTGTGTGCCACACTGCTACGCCC
- the CAPN10 gene encoding calpain-10 isoform X2, whose amino-acid sequence MGAPSAQDAGAGQGAVPRRRLPRLGLLTVFQLLHAAGPVPGGHHVEEAPGARKDENREMPAGFDHTEEICATPRLFADNPQEGQVKQGLLGDCWLLCACAALQKSRRLLDQVIPPGQPSWLDPTYRGSFTCRVWRFGRWVEVTIDDRLPCLAGRLCFSRCQREDVFWLPLLEKVYAKVYGSYEHLWAGQVADALVDLTGGLAERWSLKDLARTGGRQDRPGGSEHRTCRQLLSLKDRCLISCSVLSPRAGARELGEFHAFIVSDLRELRGRTGQAILLLRIQNPWGRRCWQGPWREGGEGWSRVDPADEAALLSQLQEGEFWVEEEEFLQEFDEVTVGFPITEAGHLQSLYSEKELCHTQELPGAWVKGQSAGGCRNNSGFPSNPKFWLRVSEPSEVYVTVLQRPRVRTANWAGRARAPLRDNRASWTPASLLGKDYQAVGLHIWKVEKRRVSLPRVLSTPPVAGTVCHAYDREVHLRCELGPGYYLAVPSTFLKDVPGQFLLRVFSSGRVSLSAIKPATASPASGEALPAGEWETVQLRGSWRIGQTAGGSRNFASYPTNPCFPLSVPEGAGPRCIRITLRQHCRDSECHPIGFHVFQVPVDGGSQGASLLLLQDPLLSCVPHCYAQEVSRLCHLSAGTYRIVPSTYLPDTEGAFTVTIATRIDRRSIHSQERLGQLLQEASFMAVMKT is encoded by the exons ATGGGAGCCCCGAGCGCCCAGGATGCGGGCGCCGGCCAGGGAGCTGTTCCGAGACGCCGACTTCCCCGCCTCGGACTCCTCACTGTTTTCCAGCTTCTCCACGCCGCTGGCCCAGTTCCGGGAGGACATCACGTGGAGGAGGCCCCAG GTGCCAGGAAAGATGAGAACAGAGAGATGCCTGCTGGATTTGACCACACAGAG GAGATCTGTGCCACACCCCGGCTGTTTGCAGATAACCCACAGGAAGGACAGGTGAAGCAAGGGCTGCTGGGAGACTGCTGGCTCCTGTGCGCCTGTGCTGCCCTGCAGAAGAGCCGGCGCCTCCTGGACCAG GTCATTCCTCCAGGACAGCCGAGCTGGCTCGACCCAACGTACCGCGGCTCCTTTACCTGTCGAGTTTGGCGGTTTGGACGCTGGGTGGAGGTGACCATAGATGACCGTCTGCCTTGTCTTGCAGGGAGACTCTGCTTCTCCCGGTGCCAGAGAGAGGATGTGTTCTGGCTTCCCTTACTGGAGAAGGTCTATGCCAA GGTCTATGGGTCCTATGAGCACCTGTGGGCCGGGCAGGTGGCGGATGCCCTGGTGGACCTCACTGGTGGCCTGGCGGAAAGGTGGAGCTTGAAGGACTTGGCGAGGACCGGCGGCCGACAGGACAGGCCTGGCGGCTCAGAGCACAGGACTTGTCGGCAGCTACTCAGCCTCAAGGACCGGTGCCTGATAAGCTGCTCGGTGCTCAGTCCCAGAGCAG GTGCCAGGGAGTTGGGGGAGTTTCATGCCTTCATTGTGTCGGATCTGCGAGAGCTCCGGGGGCGGACTGGCCAGGCCATCCTGCTGCTGCGCATTCAGAACCCCTGGGGCCGGCGGTGCTGGCAGGGGCCCTGGAGAGAGGG GGGCGAAGGGTGGAGCCGGGTGGACCCGGCAGATGAGGCTGCACTGCTGTCCCAGCTGCAGGAAGGGGAGTTCTGGGTGGAAGAGGAGGAGTTCCTCCAGGAGTTTGATGAGGTCACCGTGGGCTTCCCGATCACGGAGGCTGGCCACCTACAGAGCCTCTACTCAG AAAAGGAGCTGTGCCACACTCAGGAGCTACCCGGGGCCTGGGTCAAGGGGCAGTCTGCAGGAGGCTGTCGGAACAACAGCGGCTTTCCCAGCAACCCCAAATTCTGGCTGCGGGTCTCGGAACCAAGCGAGGTGTATGTTACCGTTCTGCAGAGACCCAGGGTGCGCACAGCAAACTGGGCAGGCCGGGCTCGGGCACCGTTGAGGGACAACCGTGCCTCATGGACCCCGGCCAGCCTCCTGGGCAAGGACTACCAGGCCGTGGGCCTGCATATCTGGAAG GTGGAGAAGCGGCGGGTCAGCCTGCCCAGGGTCCTGTCCACGCCCCCCGTGGCTGGCACTGTGTGCCACGCCTACGACCGGGAGGTCCACCTCCGCTGTGAACTCGGCCCCGGCTACTACCTGGCTGTCCCCAGCACCTTCCTGAAGGACGTGCCGGGGCAGTTTCTGCTCCGGGTCTTTTCCAGTGGGAGAGTCTCCCTCAG TGCCATCAAGCCGGCGACCGCGAGCCCTGCCTCTGGGGAGGCCCTGCCCGCAGGGGAGTGGGAGACCGTGCAGCTGCGGGGCTCTTGGAGAATCGGCCAGACGGCGGGGGGCAGCAGGAACTTCGCCTCCTACCCTACCAACCCTTGCTTCCCCCTCTCGGTCCCCGAGGGCGCAGGGCCCCGCTGCATCCGAATCACTCTGCGCCAACACTGCCGTGACAGCGAGTGCCACCCCATCGGCTTCCACGTCTTCCAG GTTCCGGTGGATGGCGGGAGCCAGGGCGCGTCCCTCCTGCTACTCCAGGACCCTCTGCTAAGCTGTGTGCCACACTGCTACGCCC